The genome window AGCCGAAGGTTGTCTAGCAAGAAACCAGCAGGGTCCTCAATGTTTGCGGCAATACCACCTACCCGTGCCGCGCAATGGATCACCAAATCGAATCTGCTCTCCTGAAAGAGATGCCAAACCGCATCGCGATCACGCAGATCGACTTGTCTTCTCTGAGGCGCGATGATGTTCCACCCCAGGCCGGACCGAGATGCCGCGCGTCGCACCGCCTGACCTACCATTCCATGTCCCCCGGTCAACAACACGCGCAGCCTATCCGTGTCCAACCGCATATGCTCACGCCCCTTAAGCTGCCGCACCTTGGGATTTGTCTGCGGAGTCGACCGAACCGGTTCCATGGGTCCCTCGACGCAGAAGCCCGCCTGGCATTCCGGTTGTGATGCGCGACCCCATACCTGCTCCAAGGCTGCCGCTTGCCTGCGATGACAACAGAGCCAGAACCCATATATCAACTCACGAAGAACCCTCACCGACACCAGACGTGGCGCAGCGCAGGACGCTGTGCCACAAGGTGTCGAATGAGCCTGAGTCAAGCGGACTCCCCCTCATCTTACTACAAGTGGTACCTACTTGTCCCCTCCAGGGCGCTGTTCAGCACTCTACTCACGCCTGCGTCCCATTGGTGCCAGCCAGTGAACTTCTGTTCAAGAATTCTCTTGCCCTCACCTCGTGACTTCAGGCCAATCGCCTCCATATCGGCATCCACCATGATCTGGACCAGCTCTCTGAATGTCACCCTCGGTTGCCACCCGAGTCGTTCTCGGGCCTTGGTGGCATCAGCAAGAAGGTGTTCTACTTCGGTAGGGCGGAAATACCTGGGGTCGATTACCACATGTTGTTGCCAATCCAGATCGGCATAGGCGAAGGCGTGTTCCACGAACTCCTGCACAGAATGGGCCTCACTGGTACCCAACACGTAATCCTCTAAGCGCTCCTGTTGCAGCATGAGCCACATCGCTTCCACGTACTCGGGCGCATAACCCCAGTCACGCTTTGCCTTTAGGTTGCCAAGATACAGCTTCGTTTGTCTGCCGGCCACTATCCTCGCTAGTGCCCGCGTGATCTTGCGGGTCACAAATGTTTCGCCCCTCCTGGGGGATTCGTGGTTAAAGAGAATTCCGTTGCACGCACGAAGACCATAGCCCTCGCGGTAGTTGACTGTCATCCAGAAAGCATAGACCTTGGCGCAAGCGTAGGGGCTACGGGGGTGGAAGGAGGAGCTTTCGTTCTGCGGAGGCTGAGTAGAACCGAACATCTCCGAGGAGCTCGCCTGGTAGAAGCGAGTTTTGACACCGCTGCGGCGGACGGCCTCGAGGAGCCGCGTCGTACCTATAGCGGTAACATCGCCTGTGTACTCCGGCAGGTCGAAGCTGACCCTGACATGGCTCTGAGCACCGAGGTGGTATATCTCGTCCGGCTTTATGCTGTAGACAAGGTGCAAGACCTGCTCTCCGTTGGCCAAATCCCCAAAGTGCAGGAACAACCTTGCGCCAGCTTCGTGAGGATCCTGGTGGATGTGATCTATGCGGCTGGTGTTGAACGTGCTGGTCGGCCGAATTAGCCCGTGTACCTCGTAGCCCTGGGCCAACAGGAACTCGGCGAGGTAAGACCCATCCTGCCCAGTGATACCTGTAACCAAAGCCCTTTGCATCCTTGACCTCCTCTGCCCAGCGGTGCCCTTGGATTCTCAGCACACGGCAGGGCGCGATTTCGACGGACTCCTCTTGCCGCATCAGCGCCAAGTCCGAAGCTTGCTGACAGCGCCGTACAGTCAGGTCGGTTGCAGTTCTGTCCCCATTGAGGCAGACTTCCCCACGTCCGTAGGCTCCTGCGATCCATATAGTGTCATCTCGATGCCATCCGCACACACTGCTATCAGGATCTCTGCTATTCTCTCTCCCGCACCCCGTGTTGGATCGAAATAGTAATACTTGCGTAGCCAGTTCTCGTAGAGCTTATGGTCCGCTTCCCAGTCTGGGGAGACCAGTTCTCGAAGCGCACATGCTAGCTCATCGCGTGACCTGACAGGCCTAGCGACCTCGAGGAGCTGCTGAGTCACTTCCGCCTCGAACTCGCCATGCGTAACGTACGGCCATACCAAGAGAGGTTTGCGTACGGCCACTGCCAAGCCCAACGCCGTTGATGTGTGGCCAAGAACGACGTCGCTATAGAGGATGCTATCCGCCAAACTGTCTGTCCCCGCAAAGAAGCATGAGTGATGAGCCAGAGAGTCGAACGCTCGCCCAGAACTCCGTGGATGAGCCTTGGCCAGCAGGTTAAAACCATGAGAACTAGCCTCCTGTGCCAAGTCTCTCAGGAACGCCTGAAACCGCCTTCTGCTCACGAATCCGTCCTCCACCAGCGGTTGAGCAATGTAGGTCAAGGTGGGTCTTGATGGATCCAGGCCCCTTGCGAGAAGCCATGACTGCCGGCGCAACTTGTGAGACGGGCTACTGAGAGCAACTAGCATCTCGTCGGAATCGACAGCACCGACAACAAGAACCTGAGACGGGCTATAACCGTTTAGAACCTGTAGTTTCTGAGAATGAAACTC of bacterium contains these proteins:
- the gmd gene encoding GDP-mannose 4,6-dehydratase; amino-acid sequence: MQRALVTGITGQDGSYLAEFLLAQGYEVHGLIRPTSTFNTSRIDHIHQDPHEAGARLFLHFGDLANGEQVLHLVYSIKPDEIYHLGAQSHVRVSFDLPEYTGDVTAIGTTRLLEAVRRSGVKTRFYQASSSEMFGSTQPPQNESSSFHPRSPYACAKVYAFWMTVNYREGYGLRACNGILFNHESPRRGETFVTRKITRALARIVAGRQTKLYLGNLKAKRDWGYAPEYVEAMWLMLQQERLEDYVLGTSEAHSVQEFVEHAFAYADLDWQQHVVIDPRYFRPTEVEHLLADATKARERLGWQPRVTFRELVQIMVDADMEAIGLKSRGEGKRILEQKFTGWHQWDAGVSRVLNSALEGTSRYHL